One region of Lytechinus pictus isolate F3 Inbred chromosome 8, Lp3.0, whole genome shotgun sequence genomic DNA includes:
- the LOC129259266 gene encoding uncharacterized protein LOC129259266, whose protein sequence is MASEQASKDLKIKRRTAKAKLTRLSNGLQHLLDDDRDLDEVTDMFKDLNVAYQELEDRHERYCETIVDDEVFMTEDAWLSECQTSFLDMQRKVKDYGKTKVRSNRSTEDSVVNAAAPEVTTSKSEEVSSCKVQVERPKLPRFTGDVRDYMTFKSDFKHLVDSRYSKRDAITILRSSLLGKPLDLIRGLGNDYDSAWSHLDNIYGDPRLVADAIVYDLGKFRPLKDGEDGRFCDLVHLIRRSYNSLQEVGRANDMDNNHMLSLIERKLSSDDRKLWLRFIDRERTDASLHALLYWMELELKTRIRASAPLRDSRSSTIGHISQDDGSNERKPDFKCWLCETSDHWIDQCKKVLSKTQEERYQLMKDNRACFSCLKRAGKDHNMKTCRRRKRCNEVINTGEQCSSYHHPLLHRQIQTGSVDIASMTGTSALLPVLKVKMLSPNGNCEGNCLLDSGAQMSLVRNAVAGELGLKGNPTVANVTKVGGETEEYNTMLYKVKVQGINGHQSYTISAIGLDVINNGITRVNVEGLGRIFNLRKDEIHREGGPIDILIGIDHSKMHVGYTKRQGNLVARCSPLGWVIFGSTTEGYPEGAVLHVTVNSPLDLRQSLTTEGMKVCNDPQRCQPSKMTEQQDEEFRVISPSCEKMEKRWLEQNPRRKDPSQWRHIPRNVNVADELSKGVSPDKLNDNGKEGPDFLLKPVTERPAVAKLEEKLPEVDREMRRERPVLTVQESKSQDVIDCQQYSNWRKLVRVTSNVLKFIRKLKSKSKRMVDEDVKVSNGNLTPTDIQKGEDHLIKCAQVSLKPRVDKGDLKALNSYRDEAGIILVRRAVDSADKLLAMKHPALLPCEHWISTLIIRHVHEDGHYDVTMTTAKARRMYWILRAHDLAKKIKFGCAACRTFEHRLESQGMAELRREKLQSHSPLFHYSSCDYQRPICRTTTDPDDRSYLSPNMPNDMLLGRASSDVAQGETTSPRHCAELVQRIVDSFWHRWTRDVLSLLTPRRKWNTDRRNILVDDVVMMTDSNEERGKWTITRVVQLYPGQDGIIRNVNVKTLNAEYSRPIT, encoded by the coding sequence ATGGCATCTGAGCAAGCATCTAAGGATCTCAAGATCAAGCGGAGAACAGCAAAGGCGAAACTAACTCGGCTGTCAAATGGTTTGCAACATTTACTGGACGATGACAGGGATCTTGATGAGGTAACTGATATGTTTAAGGATTTGAATGTTGCTTATCAGGAATTGGAGGACAGGCACGAACGGTACTGCGAGACAATCGTAGATGATGAGGTATTCATGACAGAGGATGCCTGGCTATCTGAGTGTCAGACATCATTCCTTGACATGCAGAGAAAGGTTAAGGACTATGGCAAGACTAAAGTTAGGTCTAACAGGTCAACAGAGGATTCAGTTGTAAACGCAGCTGCTCCCGAAGTCACTACCAGTAAATCGGAAGAGGTTTCGTCATGTAAAGTCCAGGTAGAGCGACCAAAGCTGCCTCGATTTACTGGAGACGTACGAGATTACATGacatttaaatcagattttaagCATCTAGTCGACTCGAGGTATAGCAAAAGAGATGCTATCACAATTCTGAGATCTTCTCTATTAGGAAAACCTCTTGATCTCATACGTGGTTTAGGGAACGATTACGACTCGGCATGGTCTCATCTTGACAACATTTACGGAGACCCGAGATTGGTAGCTGATGCTATCGTCTATGACTTGGGGAAGTTTCGACCTCTCAAAGATGGAGAGGATGGCCGATTCTGTGACCTTGTCCATCTTATCAGGAGAAGTTACAACTCACTGCAAGAAGTAGGTAGAGCGAATGATATGGACAACAATCATATGCTTTCTTTGATAGAGAGAAAATTAAGCAGTGACGACAGAAAGCTATGGCTGAGATTCATTGACAGGGAACGAACAGATGCATCACTCCATGCATTACTTTATTGGATGGAACTGGAATTGAAGACTAGAATAAGGGCATCTGCTCCACTTCGTGACAGTAGAAGTTCTACAATTGGTCATATCTCTCAGGATGACGGAAGCAATGAAAGAAAGCCCGACTTTAAATGCTGGTTATGTGAGACGTCTGATCATTGGATCGATCAGTGTAAGAAAGTGCTTTCGAAAACCCAAGAAGAGCGATATCAACTGATGAAAGATAACAGGGCGTGCTTCAGCTGCCTCAAGAGAGCTGGTAAGGATCACAACATGAAGACATGCAGGCGCAGGAAAAGATGTAATGAGGTAATCAATACTGGCGAGCAGTGTTCTTCCTACCACCACCCTTTGCTTCATAGACAGATTCAGACAGGGAGTGTGGATATTGCCAGTATGACAGGAACATCTGCGCTTCTGCCTGTGCTTAAAGTAAAGATGTTGAGCCCGAATGGAAATTGCGAAGGAAATTGTCTCCTAGACTCGGGAGCTCAGATGAGTCTTGTAAGGAACGCAGTAGCAGGAGAGTTGGGACTGAAAGGAAATCCGACTGTCGCGAATGTTACCAAGGTCGGAGGTGAAACAGAGGAATATAACACTATGCTGTACAAGGTGAAAGTTCAAGGGATTAATGGTCATCAGAGTTACACTATTTCTGCAATAGGACTTGATGTCATTAATAACGGCATTACCAGAGTTAATGTGGAAGGACTAGGACGGATCTTCAACCTGAGGAAAGATGAAATTCACAGGGAAGGTGGGCCGATCGATATCCTCATAGGAATTGACCATTCCAAGATGCATGTAGGGTACACGAAAAGACAAGGGAATCTCGTGGCCCGTTGCTCACCGTTAGGCTGGGTCATTTTCGGAAGTACTACAGAAGGATACCCAGAAGGAGCAGTTCTCCATGTCACGGTAAACAGCCCTTTAGACCTCAGACAATCCTTGACAACAGAAGGAATGAAAGTATGCAATGATCCACAGAGATGTCAGCCCAGTAAGATGACTGAACAACAAGATGAGGAGTTTCGAGTTATCAGTCCTTCATGTGAGAAGATGGAAAAGCGATGGCTCGAACAAAATCCTCGGCGGAAAGACCCTAGCCAGTGGCGGCATATTCCCCGGAATGTAAATGTCGCAGATGAACTCAGCAAAGGTGTTAGCCCGGACAAGCTGAATGACAATGGGAAAGAAGGTCCTGACTTCCTTCTTAAACCAGTGACAGAACGGCCCGCCGTAGCAAAGCTTGAGGAAAAGCTTCCTGAGGTAGACAGAGAAATGCGAAGGGAGAGACCAGTTTTGACTGTACAAGAATCAAAATCCCAAGATGTGATCGACTGTCAGCAATATTCTAACTGGAGGAAACTTGTGAGGGTGACTTCAAACGTCCTGAAGTTCATTAGAAAGCTGAAGTCCAAGTCCAAGAGAATGGTAGATGAGGACGTTAAAGTCTCAAACGGTAACCTGACACCAACTGACATACAGAAAGGAGAGGACCATTTGATAAAGTGTGCTCAAGTATCTTTGAAGCCCAGAGTAGACAAAGGAGATCTAAAGGCACTCAATTCGTATAGGGATGAAGCAGGAATTATCCTCGTTCGACGGGCAGTAGATAGTGCTGACAAGCTATTAGCCATGAAGCATCCGGCTTTACTCCCTTGCGAACACTGGATCTCAACCTTGATTATTAGGCATGTTCATGAGGATGGTCATTACGATGTTACTATGACTACTGCAAAGGCCAGGAGAATGTACTGGATCTTGAGAGCACATGATCTAGCCAAGAAGATAAAGTTCGGATGTGCAGCATGCAGAACTTTTGAACACAGACTAGAATCCCAGGGGATGGCGGAACTACGGAGAGAAAAGCTACAGTCGCATTCACCGCTATTCCACTACTCATCTTGCGATTACCAGAGGCCGATATGCAGAACAACCACAGACCCTGATGACAGGAGCTACTTAAGTCCTAACATGCCTAATGACATGCTGTTAGGACGAGCTTCAAGTGATGTAGCTCAAGGAGAAACTACAAGTCCAAGACATTGCGCCGAACTAGTACAACGGATTGTCGACTCATTCTGGCATCGATGGACCAGAGATGTTCTGTCACTACTTACACCCAGACGGAAATGGAACACAGATCGTCGGAACATTCTCGTGGATGACGTAGTTATGATGACCGACTCCAACGAAGAACGTGGAAAATGGACAATTACACGTGTTGTTCAACTGTACCCAGGACAAGATGGTATAATTCGCAATGTGAATGTAAAGACATTAAATGCAGAATATTCCCGACCAATAACGTAA